ATCATGGGGAGTCGAAGAACCATTCTGCGCGATATGTTTGAAGATCGGAAACGTCCCTTTTATAAGAGTGCCTACGTTTTTCCATTGCCGCGCATCCCGACCGACGAATTTGTCGCGTTTCTCATGAGTCGTTACCATGCGGGCGGAAAAGTTCTCGATGTGGAGGTGGCAAAGGAGCTGGTGGAGTTCGTTGATGCTTATCCCTATTATGTGCAAAAATTGGCGATGCTCCATTTTGAAATGGGTGGGGATCGCGACTCCTTTACTGAGGTGAAGAGCTTGCTGGTGAAAATGGAAGCGGCCGATTTTGAGGGGTTATTTCTCGGCTTAACAAATCATCAAAAACGTTTACTCAGAGCCATTGCCAAACAGCATCCGGCCAATATTTACAGCCAGTCATACCTGACATCCTGGCGACTTGGTTCGCAGGGGGGCGTGCAGACAAGTCTTGCAAAGCTTATGAAACTGGATCTGGTGGAATTTCATGACAAGGTCTGGCGGGTGGTAGATCCTGTCTTTGAAAAGTGGTTGCTGACACAGTAGTTAAAGTTTACAACTTGCTATTCAAGTCTTTCAAAAATAGGTGGACGATATGATTCTTTTAACCGGTGGTGCTGGTTATATCGGCTCCCATACGGCCGTCGAGCTCATGGCCCGTGGCTACAACGTCCTGCTGCTCGACAATTTCTGCAATAGTTCTCCCCAAGTCCTCGACCGTCTGTTCGCGATCACTGGCCAAAAAATCCCCTGTATCCGCGCTGATGTTCGCGATGCGGCGGCGATCGATGAGGTCTTTGTTTCTCACCAGATCGATGCGGTGATTCACTTTGCCGCGCTCAAGGCGGTTGGAGAATCCTGCACAAATCCTCTGCATTATTTCGATAACAATATCAGCGGAACGATTTCT
This Desulfuromonadaceae bacterium DNA region includes the following protein-coding sequences:
- a CDS encoding SDR family NAD(P)-dependent oxidoreductase, whose product is MILLTGGAGYIGSHTAVELMARGYNVLLLDNFCNSSPQVLDRLFAITGQKIPCIRADVRDAAAIDEVFVSHQIDAVIHFAALKAVGESCTNPLHYFDNNISGTISLLQAMRRHNVGRLVFSSSATVYGQPEHCPIPESAPLQVTNPYGRTKLVMEQLIADLTAADAAFHAATLRYFNPVGAHASGLIGEDPSGIPNNLMPFICQV